The Nymphaea colorata isolate Beijing-Zhang1983 chromosome 5, ASM883128v2, whole genome shotgun sequence DNA segment ATAAATTGATGTACTAGCAATGTTCCTTGTTGCATatgataaaaaagaacaaacttgGCACTCATCAACCACTCCATCTCTTCCTAAAGATGGATCTTCTGTTATCCCTGCTGCTCTCATGCCTTTTGTAGCCCTATCTATCATATATGTGCTAGGTCTCGTAGACATGTAGCCGCAATTAccactttcttcctctttgtaACCTAGTGCAGCTCAAAGTAGCTCTTTATGAATTGCACCCAATTGTAGTAGAGCTCTACATCCAGTCTACCTGTAAACTTAGAAAGATCAATCTTGAAACCATAGGTGTTGGCTCGGTCTAATGCCCTATTATGCCTACGTGATACTCTACTTGGTAGGTGTGTGTGCCAAAAATCACCATCTAACTCTGACAAGGGAGCCTCCTACTCATCTCATAATGTGTGTCATTGTGGTGCCTATAGTCATACAACTGATTGACGATCTTAGTATATGATAGTCCAAACCAAGTAGAAAAGGTGCTCTGGCATTTGGATCACATGGCAGTGCTGGGTATTGAGGGGCACTGCTTGGAGGTCGTAGGTGAATATAGATAGGCCTAGGATGAGACATGTGAGGAGTATATAGCCAAGGCTGATTCACATATGCTTCGGACTAGGGGTGGTCCTTAATGCCTGGTTGGACTGGGATCCAATTAGAAATCGACCAGATCAGGCTCATCATAAGTCATCAAACTTGAATTGGAATATGATGAATCCATGAGCGGGGGTCGTGTAGGATGTAGGCCTGGTCCAGGCCCTCCCAGGATCCAAAATGTATGGCCTGGTCTTGGCCGAGCTCAAAATAAAATTGGGACTCACATAAGGTAAGATTTGATATGGTATAGGTATTTGGATCTACATTTGAAGTGAGTGAATAGGTTTCAACCAGCCTTAACACTAAACCTACACTTGATTCGGCCTTGAGGGAAGGGGACAAACCAGCCCTGGTCCCTAGTTCACACCCAAGGTGGTTTGGGTCCAAATTCGATGGCAGGATCAAGCCCTAGCCTAACTATTCGGGCATAGGCTCGACCTTGCCCCTCTCTCCAAAGCCTAGCAGCACATGGGCAGGTAGGCGACTGGTTCAATTGGTGACGCCCATGGCATCTCTTGGCCCATCTTCCTCTTCCTACTATGTTTCTAATTTTGGCTCTAATCTTCTTTCAAATGGACAAACATCTCAGTAGCCTCAACTTCTACGTCATGTTGCCCACAATGCTGCTAAGTAGTCCATCGCAAAACCCTCTATAGAGCAAGGCTTGCACTGACCCCtattgtcacaccccaaccttttgaccctcaaacaagttttttttttctaacataaagcgtagaagtgtgacgacacaacaattcaaaagagaCAAAGCTATGTCATTCGAAACAATGGGACAAACtctcatttatataacaatttcaatttatacaaagtcacatctatgtgtatgacaaaaatgccacAAACCAAAActttgatgtctaacaaaaataagacatcaaagagaccaaacCATGATGTGccggcactaccaaagacccaaaacctccccagtagaaTTTGAGTGAAGTCATCTGATCAACGTACTGCCTCGGGTacgccaaaacctaaaaaaagaaacaactgaaggcttagccttcgcagtatggcaacaagctaagaaaatcccaaaccctcttaggtagggctcaaatatgagaatatacaatcataaaacaaattATCATCATGTCATGTCAGGGCATAGTCACATTATTTGCCAAGAAAGCCCCTCACATAGActacgacatgtaaaggccgcTCGATGACCAAGATAACACCATTTCgattcacacacacatcaatcacatacacttCAATCatatactttcatttcattagctttagtgaattgacagttcttgtgggtgTAAACACATGCACGTGCATACCAAGGGCGGCCCATAGCCTAGAGACAACCCTcatggtggcccataacagtatagattcattcatccgctgcagcgatagagcactcatccatggatgtgtgaattccaataaGAGATACTCAACCTTTCCTAGAACACCCAAGTTGGGAAGGCGgaagcccaatgctccaagcacatcacacaacagtaccctggggtcttgcactgcctgcgctccgaacaagcaagaccagtggcaaaaacaggacgtctcccaaacacatagtcacatcccattggcctctcatctcttattctttcattattatcattataatagcacattcacataatgactggctagctcatgaggttggttcacttcacgagtgcacccacacatccaattgcctccacacgaggtctacacataacattaacagtcatagctagccgtcatacaatataggtacaactaccctccaatttcaatcaattgcattattgcccacggcaataccTATGCAACAAATCATaacattcacatcttatcaaacacatcgatcaaatctttcaaaacttagccaaatcctggagtagtctcgatctgtgatgaCTCGTAACTGTCATATgtaattatcattctatgatgcccTTTAATGCACAATCAGgttcgaggagacactcgactcgatacctcacctcatctgtcctaagcagttatcaattatagcatgcacatacaaatgcataacagttttcaaaacaagtttctaatagcttttcaaaacaaaacttgtcacatgacaaatcattcacaatcacacacattagttacacctttcaaaacttagccaaaccacggagagtagtctcgatccgtgattggctcgtatctgtcctaggcaattatcattctaagatgcttgctaatgcataattggggtcgaggggatactcgactcgataccccacctcatctgtcctaaacagttatcaattctagcatgcacatgcacctGCATAGtcatttaacaaaaacaaaactaatcacatacATTCAATCTTATGCATACACTCATTCAATCACATTACAATCATttaatcacatcacaatctgaggatccaacgatcctggaacacacattcacaaatttGGCCCCAAgcaaggatttgcctggaataCCGCCATACCTGTCACGTATCCACAAAActcaaaactcttcaaaatgcctcaagcttcgaatctGATCGCTCAAGATctacgggacgtgcccggtgtacctgcaatcATACACAAATGGTAAATGACTAAATTCTCTATAGGTTTAGCTCCACagtcaaaacaaataaaaacaaaatcagtGAGGCATGCCATTGCCTCAAAatggtgtcgacgggtagtgtcgacctacaaagcCCTCAAAAAGatctcttcccaactctttgaggttgtgaccaaacatCTAAACTCAAAGCTTCGATCAAACTACCACTAACACATTCTCAattgctttctttagttgaggcgtcttcctcgcaattaagattctcaacatacaacgcatATGTACaacaatagaagcatatttctcAAGCTTGCTAAAACAGTTCTATACCTTCACCACAACATCGCAATTTCTACCATGCTTctctattgcttcgaaaatcaacacatcatgctagaaaaacacttatacaCATAGCTCCTCGTCCATCTCAAAATGGGCATAAACTTCTCTAAAATAGCGACATCTCTAGCATGCTTTCTAAATCATCAATgtttaattctagcatgctcaaacaataattgtATATACTtcaacagaaaatttacaacaatctaagctcgattaggcctttctcaccccaatcttagaatTCAAACTGTCGTAGTGCTCTCGGCAGCCACTTCAAGAGTTCAATTGAGCTCCAACGTCAACGATTGATCGCTGCCTCGACCACCAATGCTTTCacttcactggtatgaggggGAAATGATGTGTTTCCCACTGAAATCCAAACCAACAGCCCCAAAACAATcaaaaacagcaagaaaatgGGCGGGGAAAAAGGGAGAGGGTGCAGCAGAGTGGACGAGAGAGTGTGGGAGTGAGAGCTCGAGcagaggaggagagggaggagaaacaacagaaaaaaaacagaagggaAGAGGCTGCACCAGAGGAGGCCGTGCGGCAGGGAGGGGAAATGGCAGAAcaatgggagagggaggagaagaagaaggaagagttagggCGAGGTTGAGGGCTTACCCGTTCCACTGCTGTTGTCCTCGTCGCCGCCCTGTAACacctctgtcttcttcttcttctctgcactGGCACGAGAGGCAACCAGGAGAAAgatgagggagaagagggaaaggcgagggagaagagccctcgcaTCGGGCTCCTTCACGCCAAGGATTTCGGTTCGGGTCTGGGTCCCGATCCaacccgacctgcccaaaaacaaaataacgTTACACCTATAAAGGCCCAAAGCACTTCAAGAATGATTATTCTCTCATTGGGTTGGCTTTTCCTTTCAGCCTCTTCATGGGCGACACTACTCATACAGTCTCTTGATGAGTGCATAAGACATCTTTACAACAATCTATAGTCTTTTATTCTACAAATAATCACATCTTACATCAGACTCTTATGTCTCTAATTCCTTATGTCTCTAATTCATATATTCATGCTAACGTTTCACTGAATCAATCCATAAAATCAACTATTGTAATAAAGAAGAATTTACCTATACTCACCTAGAAATAATGTGCCATTATCAGGAGCTGTCCATAACAACATGGGGTATATTTGGCACATGGCATAATCTAATAGGCATGTTTAGCGAAATGTAAATGGGTGCCTCTATAATTGGCTTATCTCACTACTGTTCTAAACCAATATTCTAGTCTATTGAACAAAGAAGACATGGATATACATTCCATCATGAGATGATCACATTTACATCATAGAGTTCCAACACATTTACAATCATTCAATGTAAATGCAACAAACATAGCCAACCCAAAAACATGAGGGcctaaaaaaattgttgtaatTCCAAGAATCAGCCCCTCACTCATGAGTTGGCCCTTTAATGATCAATGTGTGCCATTATCTGACTAGTGAGAAccaaaaaacaattaaaatctTTTTTGACATCATTGTACACTAAGTTTGACCACATCCTTAATTCAATAAGAGCATAAAATCTTTGTTATCCAAAAATGAAGGGATCAAACTTCTTTTTCACATTAGTTATAGGACATACAAGATATTGATATAATAAGGAGTTATGTTATGCCACTATCAAGCAATATCATACAAACAATCATATGACATTGGATATACTCACAATATTTGTTCAGAATAAGGATAAGAATAAGAATAAGCAAACATTAATTCAACTCTCAAAGTAATGAGGATTAGTGCAAGGTTGGGAAGAAATATGTTCAACAACAATTGTACAACTTTAGGTGAGTCACTAGGAGCATCATGACTTGAGTGTCATGTAGAAAAATGACCAATTTCAAAGCTCAAAACTTTTAAAGTCATATTTGTTCCAACCAAGCCTTAAAGATTTTGATATGAAAAGGAGCATGTTCTACGTTTCTTGATCTCACAGTCGATAAAACCCCACTACCGATTCCTTTAAAAGTGCAAAAGACTTTAGATGGATTTTATCAAGTTATTGAAGAATCTAAAGGACTACTCCTTCCTCACTCCTAAGTTTGGCATATCATTCTCAAGAGTGTGGTAAAACCAATCAACATCATGAACTATAGATACACCACatccaaaacaataaaattgaaaGAATGTTGATGGATATGATAGAGAGTAAGATAATCTATCCAAATTCCAATTTATTATTATCTATCATTTTattggtgaaaataaaaataatatttgaaaattttgtgtatATTATCAAGCCTTGTTAAAGTGACTATCAATGATAAGCATCCTATCTACATGATAGACGAATCGCTAGATAAATTAAATGGTGTAGGTTCTTTGTTAAATTGGAAAATCGGCCTTGGGTACTACTAAATCTGAATGGCTATGCAATATATTTAGGAAGCCATGTTTAAAGGTCATGATGACCACTATGAATTCTTAATCATATCCTTTGGGTTAACTAATATTCCTACCATATTTTAGAGGGTCATAAATGATATCTTTCTTTCATACATTTGTTGCTATGTTTAAGTATTCTTTAATTATAGTttgatatattcaaaattttggtatGATCATTTTTACCTTGTCAATACTGGTTTACAAATGCTTCAAAACCATTAAATGTTTGTAAAGAAATCCAAGCGTGTATTTAGCTAAAAGGAAGACGGTACTCGGCCACATTGCTAGCATTAAAAAGGTGAAAGCCAACTCTGAAAAACTCCAAGCCATACAACAATAGCCAACTCACAAAGACTTCAAACCTTTATGAGGATTTTCAAGCCTCACGCAATATCACCATAGATTGATTCGACCTTGTGACCCTATGGTCACAAAGCCTTACACCCTCAACCAATTCTTAAAGAAGAACTCTTTCATATAGACTGAGAATGCCAATGAGGCTTTTAACTTATTAAAGCAATCATTACGAAAGCACAAACCTACCTCTACCAGACTTTACTAAGGAGTTCATGAGTCAAATCGATGTGAGTGATATAAGAACTACGGCAATTGTGGGTTATGAAAGCCAACCCATAGCATTTATTACTAGGGCCCTAACATCTAATGTCAAACcattatttacatataataGAGATATTAGCCATTGTCACAACACTAAAGAAATAAAGGTCCTACATTTTAGTAGGACATCTTGTGTTGGTACTTATCATCACAACCTAAAGTACTTCAACGGGACAACGGATCATCACTTCCAAGCAGCAGAAATGGTTAGTCAACATGACTTCTTCGGAAAACATGGtgaccaaaagaaaagaaccacTTTATACattgatataattttttgttcaaattatttttgaatAGATTTATTactaataaaataaagttttgtactaataaatttattttcttagtTCCCAATAAGTGGTGAATAAAGGTCAAATCCATAACAACTTAGTACAAAGATTACTTTAGATCCACCGATGCTAACTAAGATGTTCTTAACCAAGCGAAATGAATGCACACAAGACAATAATTCAGTTTAGCACATTAACGTTCTATTAATTAGTCAGTCATAAAAAAACACTATAATATAGTCTTAACTAAACTAGTTTTCAAGCTTGAGTTGCTTCAGCTCTCCAACTTGCAAGATCAGGGCACTAAACCACATCACAACCTAAAGGAAAATTGAACTATACATTAGTATTGCAactaaacaaagaaataacaatCTAAATTAAAGATATGCATCACTCCTCCCTATCCTAATTAAAAGTGTAAACACAACAAGCTAACTCTACTAGACTTGTTAATAAACTTAATCAGtgaagagagacaaaaaaaaaattaatgtacttAATCTAAAACAAATACCAATAGGTTAAAGGAAAAACTAACTAACCTATATGTTGAATACGTAaagtaaataagtaaaaatgacaaaaatgtcctcCTAGAGTCCCTACAGTTATAGCAAAAGTAGTTCATATGCTAGGAATACTGAAAAGCCCAGttcatcttattttttaatgttttgagACAAACAATTCTTCGGAACACCCCCATTAGAAGAAGGGACTCCTTGTGATGAACTATCTCCCTTACCAACTCAAATCATAAAGATGATGAAGGTCCAAAGAGAGGTCATCTAATGTATCAACTCTCGATCCAATGAGATAATAAGGTAATGGGCATTTGACTTGGGAGGACAAAAATGGTTTTCATGATAGATTTCTAACAATTAGGACTTAGTGACAAGACCGATCCAAGGGGAGAGAGGTTGATGTGGTGTCACTACGACAAAGAGTTGTTTTAGGAATGAGTCCATAGAAGTACTTGTTCTGGAACTAATCCTAATTGCActgtttttctatataaaaatatccATTGAGTCATGATGATGCCTCGATCATAAAAGTGAGAACACCCCTAGGTTGTAACTGACGCAGAACTTTGACCTTTTTGCAATTCTGAAATCCCTTTTCtactttgcttctctttctaTCACCCATCTTTGCACCCTAAACTCACCCTTAGTATTTgcatttgtccatttttttttctctctctatctctatctctctctccctctccgtctctctcCCGTTCTCTTTCTATCTCGATTTTGATCAATTGGTTTGATATTGCTCTTCACAACATAAATGTTTGTCTCTTTTGATTAATTATGCTTGCTCCCTTGCTTCTGGAGTTTAGATTGATTGCCCTATACTTCTTATTTCTTTCCAGTTTATGATGGCTAATGGTGCTCTGATCTCTACACAAGATCGGCAGCTCGTTCACCTACATCAATGTCAAGTAGAGATTGTTTGTGCACTTAAGTTTAAGCGAGATTAAATGACCTGGGGTCCTCCAACATTGGATGAGGCCACCCTATTAGAGataaaaataaatcatttgCATGATCGGTAAGAGTTCCAGCAATTGCCGATGTGGATTCTCAAGCTAGGGCAAGGGCTTATAGGGCAGAGATGCACCATTTTTCTCTCGCCAACGATTTCTCTGgtagtcttcttttttttttcttgtcctcCACGCAACTTTTCTAACGATCAACCTGTGGGCTCCTGATACAacagaaaaaggtgaaaaaaaaccTTTCTCTGCATCagccctttttttctttttgttcactCAGATTGGCATCTGAAATAAAATCTATCCCAAATGTGCTTGCCTTTAGCCCATTGTTCCCACCTGATGCAACCACCACAATGCCCTTGCTAATGACATGAAATGCACCCATAGCAATTGTATCTTCAAAGAAACCAGCAGGACACCTCCCAATGATACAGAAAACACATCGACACTGCCACTTATTGCTGCATCAATTGCAGCCAGTACCTCTACTGCAAAAACATTCATCACTTTTGCCATGTATTGGTCTCCAGCAGACTTGTAGATTGCAACACAAGCTCTTGGTGGTCTGCCCTTGGCAATGCCATGAGACCATAACCAAACACACTAACGTTGTGTGCAAAATTGTCGCTTGCTGCTGATAGCATGTGGGAACCATGGCCATTGTGGTCACAAGGAGAAATGAAGCCATGTGAGTCAGCATGATGAGCTGCATCGATGTAACCTTTATCATAGTAGTGTGCACCAATTAACTTCCTGCAAGCCATCCAAATTCAATAAGAAAATTAATTAACTAtagactttcttttttcttcctttaggCAACGTTCAATTAGATAGAACTCGCTTTTCAACCCTTTACTTTATCCCCTTCACATGTTACCCCTCACAAAATGCATGTGCttgtaacatttttttcttcttttcttatgtgGTAGCATGTTTTCTCCTAACTTTTTGTTAGTACACGGTGTTTGATATGGAGCGctggtttttttcattttggaatgTTGATCTAATGTGGAGCTTATTTCTTGTGTGTCATGTTCGTCTACAAGTAATTGAGGAAGCCAACTAGTTCATTCTACCTCATATACTAAAGTTGTTAATAAATCCGTACGTCTGCTCTTGCATGAAATTGTCTTATTTCTAATGTTTTTCTTCCATGTAGGTCTAGTCAAGGTTCACATTTGACATGTCCTTCAGAAATTCATGGTACAGTGCAAGCAAGCCATAGGGCAACAACAGTAAGTTTTCACTTTTTAGTTCCAAAAGTCTTTTTTATGATTAGTTACATGCATAAAGGGTCCACATGCTTCCATAAGCTTGTCATTGATCTGTCATTCTTGAAATGCTTATTATCACAACTACTAGGCTTTGTAGACTAGTGGACGATGGTTTAAAAGtcaattttataattttatttggaTATATACAGGCTTATAAAGGTAATAAGATGGTGCCTATAGAGGTCATATTCTAATCATTTCTTCGCAAAAAATGAGTAtagatatttcatttttctcatctaTCCAACTATGATTGATGGTAGTACTTGTTTGCTAATTCAGTCATCCACTGATCCTTGGTTGCATGACTCTCATTTGTCAAGGTGGATCCCAAATTTCTTCACATGTTTCATGAGGCAAAGCCTTGTATAACTAAATAGTATTAGGAATGGCTGAGGTTAGCATTCCTAAAAGTGACAGTATATAAGCTATTAAGAATGGTCGGGATGACCAtccatatatgtatatatatatgtttaaatgcaattaaaatttgaacctTTAGAAACACTTTTGAAGGTTGTTCATAATGGTTCTTCATTAGGTACGGTCGTGACCGTTCCTACTTAGGAATGCCATTTTtaggaacattttaaaaaggGTCACTCGATGGTTTCTAATTAGTTTTAGAAATGGTTGCATATACATTTAGAAACAATTTTCAGCCGTtcctaaaaatatatttgtttgtgATCCCCAATAAGAGATACAACATTGCTGAAATCATCAGTAACACACGAGAGAAAGACAACATAGGTTTGGATCCATGTTTGTACTATTATGGAAAAAGCTAGACCATATTAGGACCCTCAATAGGAACTGGATCCTAGTTCACCCAACCTTGTGGAACTGGACCCTAGATCTCAAGTAGAGTGAGTAGAAGAACCCAAACCCACTGGACAACTTGGCCATAGAGGTGGGCATCGGCTTGGTACCCGGCCCGAAATAATGGCCCCCGGTCAGCCCCACGGGTACCCGGTTCGGCCcgataaattttaaatattatttttttattaaaaatgtattttatattaaaaaatatttttttattgtaaccggGCTGGGCCTAGGCTCGGGTTTGGGGCATTGGGCCCAGTTCCAGGCTTAGGTTTTGGACATCAAGCTGACTTAAACCCGGCTTTTATCGATTCGGGTCGGGCCGATGCCCAAGCCTACTTGGCCCAACTCAGCTTGCTAGGCCCCCACAACTACCTGCATAGTGTAGTCACACTAGGCCATAGTTGGGGTCCAAAGTGATCTAAACAATGTGCTGGCCAGCCTGGCACTCACTCCACTCGCGGCCAATGAGAGGGCACCATCTATGTGCCACTTCAATAGGAAAATGGCATGTGCCCTAGCTCGACCACATTAGTGCATCAATGAAGGAGAAAGCTACTCCATCCCATATGAAAGACAAATAGTGGATGGTCTTGGACGAGGTGGATGACCTAGGTGGTGCCAGCTAGGCCATCCATTAGCCTAAGCCCACCAATAGGCGGCATCCTATGGAGAGCAACATGGACCACCATAGGACACATGCACCATGCCGACTGGCAGAACCTACAATGTACCAGCTTGGCCAGCTCAAACTCTTTTTAGAGGATCTAATCGCAACTTGAGAGGCCCAGATTGGCAAGCTCAATTGCTTATTTGATAAGGCCAATCCTATGCCTTAAGCCTGATTATTGTCAAATCATTTCTGCTCTAAGTTAGTTATATTCAAACTTTAAGTCTCAAACTATCTAGAAGGATCAGACTTTTGAATTTCTCCTCATGTTCTTATTTCACTGAAACACCACACATCCCATCGACAAATTGGCTTCTGGCCATTTTCCCATGGACTTCACCTAGCACCATGGCCACTGCCACGCTATCCTAGTATGGAAGGAGCTGACCCATGGTCCACTTCACCTTGCTCAAGCTCTCCAATGCAACCATAGGGAGGCTACGCTACTCTTCATTGGCAAAACACCCAGCAACCACCCTGATTGGCCAAGCCAGCCACCCTCATTGCGCCAGCCTATGGGCTGAACCTAGCCTGTCCTGCCCAAGGCTGGAACCCCCACACCTAAAGGGACCCGTTATACAGTTCTAGACTTGTCCCTGAGGAGAGTCtaatgaagaggaagaggaatagGACTTGCAGAACAAAATAACTTGCGccaaagaacaagaaaaacacaCTCCATTCATTTTCCACGTTAGTTCACAAAGCTGGCACCACAAGCTAGGGAGATGAATAGTAGTCTCTTTGCCAACCTTAGCAGCTTTCGCCCCGATTGTGCTGGACCCGGTGTTTCACAATATCTGGAATTGCAATGCATCAGATATTTGGCAGAAAATAATATAGTAGAAAGGACCTGGGGCTGAGCTTCCTTAAATTTGCAGATAGACATTGGGCCACGACCCCTGGTCACTACTTTGGTGATGATATTATGAGATCAGACACATCTCCCAATTGACCGAGACTAACTTGCAAATTGCATCTGTCCAGAACAATATGGCATTATTGGTGGCACGAGGAATTGACAATAAATCCTTGTTGAATATGAGGGCTCTGCCTCGAAACTGTAACTCAGATTAAACGTGGTTGCCTGCAACGTCACTTCTTCGGCTACTTCCGTTTCACGACATTTAATAACAATAGTAGGTAGGCATTGTAATCTAGGTGATGAGTTCCTCTGGACACAGAACAATCAAGAGGCCTCTTCTTCATGCATTGCATACGGGAGCTCAAAATCTTTGTCTATCATGCCCACCAAACTACACTTACCAACCCACTCACTGAGATACTTTTTCTGCAACACAGCTGTTTAAATAAGATTTTATCTTTTTAAGGCTACATGATGTGATTTATCTTTGTTATGCAATGCGATGGAGATTTAATTCACCAGCAACCTTTCTTCAACAGATGAAAATAAGACTAGAATGAAATTCTAATAATGGTGTTCATGTCTATACAAGTTAAGTAGAATGGTTCTCTCACATGTTACAAAAAACACGAGATCAACCTTTCTTCAACAGTAAATCGCATCTAAGAGCTTGAACTCATACCTGCAACaagaaaaagacacaaaaagaaCTTCTGCTTTATTTGACCATTCCTACTTGGATCGTTCACAAGATAAGCCCATTCACTTCAAAGATTCACTGTTGCAGGCTTGTAATCAACGACAACAAATTTCTCCAGAGTTGGCAGGAACTCATTTGCAAATTCAACATGAGCTGGGTGAGAAACATACTCTGCAATGCCCTCTGTGCTCTCAAAGGTTGACTCAAATACATGGGTGAAACCCCGGTGTAGGTTTTCTATGCTTACATCCCTTCCCCTGACAGGTGATAAGCGTCAGAATAACTGAACAGGAGTTTCCACTTACGAAAACATCATTAAATGCATAAGACCACCGTCTTTTGGTGGAGCGTTAAAA contains these protein-coding regions:
- the LOC116254843 gene encoding stress-response A/B barrel domain-containing protein HS1, producing MEESTHVVKHILLAKFKDEIPQQRIEQLIRGYAALVPLVPSMKGFHWGRDVSIENLHRGFTHVFESTFESTEGIAEYVSHPAHVEFANEFLPTLEKFVVVDYKPATVNL